The following are encoded together in the Cynocephalus volans isolate mCynVol1 chromosome 4, mCynVol1.pri, whole genome shotgun sequence genome:
- the LOC134374813 gene encoding LOW QUALITY PROTEIN: olfactory receptor 11L1-like (The sequence of the model RefSeq protein was modified relative to this genomic sequence to represent the inferred CDS: inserted 1 base in 1 codon) yields MEHQNVSSVTEFQLLGFQNLLQWQILLFAIFLVIYFLTITGNVVIITVVSQDQRLHSPMYTFLKHLSFLELWYTSTTVPLLLANLLSQGQAISFSACMAQLYFFVFLGATECFLLAVMAYDRYLAICSPLHYSFLMSPEICTKLVAISWLTGVGTGFLPSLMISKLDFCGPNQINHFFCDLPPLMLLSCSSVYTTEMAIFILSVVVLCLCFILTLVSYVFIVSSILRISSASGRMKTFSTCGSHLAVVTIYYGTMISMYVRPNDHVSPEINKIISVFYTVVTPLLNPFIYSFRNKDFKQAVKKVMRRKCGXLWSKTERKFLY; encoded by the exons ATGGAGCACCAAAATGTGTCCAGTGTCACTGAGTTTCAACTGTTAGGATTCCAGAACCTTCTTCAGTGGCAGATCCTACTCTTTGCCATTTTCCTGGTCATCTACTTCCTCACCATCACGGGGAATGTCGTTATCATCACAGTGGTGAGCCAGGACCAGCGACTGCACTCACCAATGTACACATTCCTCAAACACCTCTCCTTTCTGGAGCTCTGGTACACATCCACCACTGTGCCCCTTCTCCTAGCCAACCTGCTCTCCCAGGGCCAAGCCATCTCCTTCTCCGCCTGTATGGCACAGCTATACTTCTTTGTGTTCCTTGGGGCTACTGAATGCTTTCTCCTGGCCGTGATGGCTTATGACCGATATCTGGCCATCTGCAGCCCACTCCACTACTCCTTCCTCATGAGTCCTGAAATCTGCACCAAGTTGGTGGCAATCTCCTGGTTGACAGGGGTGGGCACAGGTTTTCTGCCTTCCCTGATGATTTCCAAGTTGGATTTCTGTGGGCCCAACCAGATCAACCATTTTTTCTGTGACCTCCCGCCACTCATGCTGCTTTCATGTTCCAGTGTTTATACTACTGAAATGGCCATCTTCATCCTTTCAGTTGTTGTGCTGTGCCTTTGTTTTATTCTGACACTTGTGTCCTATGTTTTTATTGTGTCCTCCATACTGAGAATTTCCTCAGCTTCTGGACGGATGAAGACCTTTTCTACATGTGGCTCCCATCTGGCTGTTGTCACTATTTACTATGGGACTATGATCTCTATGTATGTGCGCCCTAATGATCATGTGTCACCTGAAATCAACAAGATCATTTCTGTCTTCTATACCGTGGTCACCCCATTGCTGAACCCATTTATCTACAGCTTCAGGAACAAAGACTTCAAACAAGCTGTTAAAAAAGTCATGAGAAGGAAGTGTG ACCTATGGAGTAAGACTGAAAGGAAATTtctttattag